From the genome of Hymenobacter cellulosilyticus, one region includes:
- a CDS encoding T9SS type A sorting domain-containing protein gives MIKSLLLLLAILGTAWSGAWAQTTPVSTTYEAVPRPFVLPSPPDSPFYPADAARATTIRRHTRSTGYNWVTASNQWTPAPVSTSLTYTSQGQLLQVVSVDSATRVPVSRITYTYNSANLATTSLTENWVNSAWRNTMLLTWTYDSQGRMLNQIIQDWTNGAWVNSNLFQYLYDSQRQTGFYTQNWTNGAWATISGSQMTTVYDSQNRPTEDTQSNWNNSTKTYVLAFRYQYTYSDNTSLYSSYVQQNWVSNAWVNTSRFTAFRYDVQNRTTYYEMQVWSNNAWTPNIRTTTTYTANSNDYVAVTQNVVGTGWADYTRLTRTYDAAGGQLSNYTETWTNGAWQPTSGQRYLYAYNSNNDPSRRLQQRVDAVNHVFLNVYKLYYYDFQSFVLATRPSSLAAQTSLYPNPAARTATLQLSGLLQSGAVKVIVLNSLGQPVLQQAARAQAGALSLTVDLSSLPAGLYSVHVQTTEGSVVKRLVKE, from the coding sequence ATGATAAAATCCTTACTCCTATTGCTGGCTATACTGGGCACTGCCTGGTCGGGAGCCTGGGCCCAGACCACCCCGGTCTCAACAACTTACGAGGCAGTCCCACGCCCGTTTGTGCTGCCCTCCCCGCCCGACAGCCCGTTTTACCCCGCTGACGCAGCCCGGGCGACGACCATACGCCGCCATACCCGCTCGACGGGCTACAACTGGGTTACCGCTTCCAACCAATGGACTCCGGCGCCGGTCAGCACCTCCCTGACTTACACTTCCCAGGGACAACTGTTGCAGGTCGTTTCCGTGGATTCGGCCACGCGGGTGCCGGTTAGCCGCATCACTTACACTTATAACTCGGCCAACTTAGCCACAACTTCTCTGACCGAAAACTGGGTGAACTCGGCTTGGCGAAACACCATGCTATTGACCTGGACCTACGACAGCCAGGGCCGCATGTTGAACCAGATTATTCAAGACTGGACCAACGGGGCATGGGTGAATTCAAACTTGTTCCAGTACCTCTACGATAGTCAAAGGCAGACGGGCTTCTACACCCAGAACTGGACGAACGGGGCCTGGGCCACCATTTCGGGCAGCCAGATGACGACGGTGTACGATTCCCAAAACCGGCCAACTGAAGACACGCAGAGCAATTGGAACAACAGCACCAAAACCTACGTGCTGGCCTTCCGTTACCAGTACACTTACTCCGATAACACGTCGTTGTACAGCAGTTACGTGCAGCAAAACTGGGTTAGCAATGCCTGGGTAAATACTTCCCGCTTCACGGCCTTCCGCTACGACGTTCAGAACCGGACGACCTACTACGAAATGCAGGTGTGGAGCAACAACGCCTGGACTCCCAACATCCGCACCACTACTACCTACACGGCCAACTCCAACGACTACGTAGCGGTAACTCAGAATGTGGTAGGTACCGGCTGGGCCGATTACACCCGCCTGACGCGCACCTACGACGCGGCCGGCGGCCAGCTCAGCAACTATACCGAAACCTGGACCAACGGCGCCTGGCAGCCGACTTCCGGGCAGCGCTACCTCTACGCCTACAATTCCAATAACGACCCAAGCCGACGTTTGCAACAGCGCGTTGACGCTGTCAACCACGTCTTTCTCAACGTCTACAAGTTATACTATTACGACTTCCAGAGCTTCGTGCTGGCTACCCGCCCAAGCAGCCTGGCCGCCCAGACGTCCTTGTACCCCAATCCTGCTGCCCGTACCGCCACACTGCAGCTTAGCGGCTTGCTCCAGAGCGGCGCTGTCAAGGTTATAGTGCTTAACAGCCTGGGCCAACCCGTGCTGCAGCAGGCAGCCCGCGCCCAAGCGGGTGCCCTGAGCTTGACTGTAGACCTGAGCAGCCTGCCCGCAGGTTTGTACTCCGTGCACGTGCAGACGACTGAGGGCTCCGTCGTGAAACGCTTGGTGAAAGAATAA
- a CDS encoding oxidoreductase yields the protein MDQLEQHRLSLIADDVFCCLGTTMRQAGSKEAFYKVDYLYVVKLAALTAANFAAQFMVISAMGADAGSRFYYNKVKGEMEQAVRQAPFRAIHIFRPSLLLGERTEKRAGEQVGAVLLRVLNPLLLGPLRRYRAVPGAAVARAMLRAAEDDGGGIKVHLSDEIAVGRILRR from the coding sequence ATGGACCAGCTGGAGCAGCACCGTCTTTCCCTCATTGCCGACGACGTGTTTTGCTGCCTGGGCACCACCATGCGGCAGGCCGGTTCCAAAGAAGCCTTCTACAAGGTCGACTACCTCTACGTGGTGAAGCTGGCCGCCCTGACGGCGGCCAATTTCGCGGCCCAGTTTATGGTCATCTCGGCCATGGGGGCCGATGCCGGTTCCCGGTTTTATTACAACAAGGTGAAGGGCGAGATGGAGCAGGCCGTGCGGCAGGCCCCATTCCGGGCAATTCATATTTTCCGCCCCTCGCTGCTGCTGGGCGAGCGAACCGAAAAGCGTGCCGGCGAGCAAGTAGGCGCCGTGCTGCTGCGCGTGCTCAATCCGCTGCTGCTGGGGCCGCTGCGCCGGTACCGGGCTGTGCCGGGGGCTGCAGTGGCACGGGCCATGCTGCGGGCCGCTGAAGATGACGGAGGCGGGATTAAAGTGCACTTATCGGATGAAATTGCGGTGGGCCGCATCTTGCGTCGCTAA
- a CDS encoding CvfB family protein, with the protein MAQPAPGQRVTVYVYLDETTDRIVATAKWDRFLSEEPFPGQAGDEVKLFIAAETDLGYSAIVNGTHQGLLYYNEVFKPLRLGDTPTGYVRQVRPDGKLDISLQKLGYAEALDAAQVILDALRKANGSLPLSDKSEADDIYRRLGMSKKVFKKALGSLYKQGLVQLLPEQTRLVEGK; encoded by the coding sequence ATGGCGCAACCTGCGCCCGGCCAGCGCGTGACGGTGTACGTGTACCTCGACGAAACCACAGACCGCATCGTGGCCACGGCCAAGTGGGACCGGTTTCTGAGCGAGGAGCCCTTCCCCGGCCAGGCCGGCGACGAAGTAAAGCTCTTCATTGCCGCCGAAACCGACCTGGGCTATTCGGCCATCGTCAACGGCACCCACCAGGGCTTGCTCTATTATAACGAGGTGTTCAAGCCCCTGCGCCTGGGCGACACGCCCACGGGCTACGTGCGCCAAGTGCGGCCCGACGGCAAGCTCGATATCAGCCTGCAGAAGCTGGGCTACGCCGAGGCCCTCGACGCGGCCCAGGTGATTCTGGATGCTTTGCGCAAAGCCAACGGCAGTCTCCCCCTCTCGGATAAAAGTGAGGCCGACGATATTTACCGTCGCCTGGGAATGAGCAAGAAAGTGTTTAAGAAAGCCCTGGGCTCCTTGTATAAACAGGGGCTGGTACAACTGTTGCCCGAGCAGACGCGTCTGGTAGAGGGAAAGTAG
- a CDS encoding S1-like domain-containing RNA-binding protein has protein sequence MLALGDFNELEVARAVDFGLYLTSDDGDLLIPGKYVPEGTQVGDWLRVFVYRDSEDRLIATTLEPYVRVNEFAALTVRDVTAVGAFLDWGLEKDLFLPYSNQWRNLRPASA, from the coding sequence ATGCTTGCGCTCGGCGATTTTAACGAACTGGAAGTGGCCCGCGCGGTCGATTTTGGCTTATACCTGACCTCTGACGACGGCGACCTGCTGATTCCGGGCAAGTACGTGCCCGAGGGCACGCAAGTGGGCGACTGGCTGCGGGTATTCGTGTACCGCGACTCCGAGGACCGGCTGATTGCCACCACCCTGGAGCCCTACGTGCGCGTCAACGAGTTTGCGGCCCTGACCGTGCGCGACGTGACGGCGGTGGGCGCCTTCCTGGACTGGGGCCTGGAAAAAGACCTGTTTTTGCCCTACAGCAACCAATGGCGCAACCTGCGCCCGGCCAGCGCGTGA
- a CDS encoding putative DNA modification/repair radical SAM protein produces MNERIQEKLSILADAAKYDVSCSSSGGKRKNENKGLGNAEGMGICHSFTEDGRCVSLLKILLTNYCIFDCAYCVSRRSNDVKRAAFTVDEVVDLTMNFYRRNYIEGLFLSSGIFKDSDYTMERLVRIIKKLRTEHKFNGYIHVKTIPGASPELIAEAGLYADRLSVNIELPSELSLTTLAPEKNYQEILTPMGQIRDGITQNKEEKALFKKVPNFAAAGQSTQLIVGASAENDHQIIKLTDSLYKGYGLKRVYYSGYIPVSGDARLPQVTQPPVIREHRLYQTDWLMRFYGFEADEILDPEHPFLDLEIDPKLAWALRNRHVFPVDINTADYEMILRIPGVGARSAKRIVAARRFSPLSLDHLHKFGVVLKRAKFFITCKGQALETRDYDEQSIRRQILFGAGSVRSALVTQQLDLFAQAS; encoded by the coding sequence ATGAACGAGCGGATTCAGGAAAAGCTAAGTATTTTGGCAGATGCCGCGAAGTACGACGTGTCGTGCTCCAGCAGCGGCGGCAAGCGGAAAAACGAGAACAAAGGCCTGGGCAACGCCGAGGGCATGGGCATCTGCCACTCGTTTACTGAGGACGGCCGCTGCGTGTCGCTGCTCAAGATCCTGCTGACCAACTACTGTATCTTCGACTGTGCTTACTGCGTGTCGCGCCGCTCCAACGACGTGAAGCGCGCCGCCTTTACCGTGGACGAAGTCGTGGACCTGACCATGAACTTCTACCGCCGCAACTACATCGAAGGCCTGTTCCTGAGTTCCGGCATCTTCAAGGATTCCGACTACACCATGGAGCGGCTGGTGCGCATCATCAAAAAGCTGCGCACCGAGCATAAGTTCAACGGCTACATCCACGTCAAAACCATTCCCGGCGCCTCGCCCGAGCTCATTGCCGAAGCCGGCCTCTATGCCGACCGCCTCAGCGTGAATATTGAGTTGCCCTCGGAGTTGAGCTTGACTACGCTGGCACCGGAGAAAAACTACCAGGAAATCCTGACCCCGATGGGCCAGATCCGGGACGGCATCACCCAGAACAAGGAGGAAAAGGCCCTGTTCAAGAAGGTGCCCAACTTCGCCGCCGCTGGTCAGAGCACCCAGCTCATCGTAGGCGCCTCGGCCGAAAATGACCACCAGATCATCAAGCTCACCGATTCGCTCTACAAGGGCTACGGCCTGAAGCGGGTGTACTACTCGGGCTACATTCCGGTGAGCGGCGACGCCCGCCTGCCCCAGGTAACGCAGCCACCCGTGATTCGGGAGCACCGCCTCTACCAGACCGACTGGCTCATGCGCTTCTACGGCTTTGAGGCCGATGAAATCCTGGACCCGGAGCACCCGTTCCTGGACCTGGAAATTGACCCCAAGCTGGCCTGGGCCCTGCGCAACCGCCACGTGTTTCCGGTCGACATCAATACGGCTGACTACGAGATGATTCTGCGAATTCCCGGCGTGGGGGCCCGTTCGGCCAAGCGCATTGTGGCGGCCCGCCGCTTCTCGCCGCTCAGCCTCGACCACCTGCACAAGTTTGGGGTGGTGCTCAAGCGGGCCAAGTTCTTTATTACCTGCAAGGGTCAGGCTCTCGAAACCCGCGACTACGACGAGCAGAGCATCCGCCGCCAGATTCTGTTTGGCGCCGGCTCGGTCCGCTCGGCCCTGGTCACCCAGCAGCTCGATTTGTTTGCCCAGGCCAGTTAA
- a CDS encoding alpha/beta fold hydrolase, translating into MLAVKRRVHYELEHHYIDTNGVRLHVVQCGPAHGPLVVLLHGFPEFWYAWHRQLHALAAAGYRVWAPDQRGYNLSDKPHQVADYRIDTLARDVLGLLDAAGEQQAFVVGHDWGAAVTWHLAAHYPTRVRKAAMLNVPHPSVMNRTLLRSAEQLRKSWYIFFFQLPLLPEWLVRRRNWAFGRQALVGTSRRGTFSTADLAEYVTAWQQPRAMRSMINWYRAAVRAPRQLATGRVTVPVHIIWGVKDAFLKREMAEKSLMLCEQAQLTYLPASHWVQHEEADAVNGLLLRFFEA; encoded by the coding sequence ATGCTAGCGGTAAAGCGTAGGGTGCACTACGAACTCGAACATCACTACATCGACACAAACGGCGTCCGCCTGCACGTGGTGCAGTGCGGCCCCGCGCACGGCCCACTCGTGGTGTTGCTGCACGGCTTTCCCGAATTCTGGTACGCCTGGCACCGGCAGCTGCACGCGCTGGCCGCGGCCGGCTACCGCGTGTGGGCTCCCGACCAGCGCGGCTACAACCTGAGCGACAAACCCCACCAAGTGGCCGACTACCGCATCGACACGCTGGCCCGGGACGTGCTGGGCTTGCTTGACGCGGCCGGTGAGCAACAGGCCTTTGTGGTAGGCCACGATTGGGGCGCGGCTGTGACCTGGCACCTGGCGGCACACTACCCGACGCGGGTGCGCAAGGCGGCCATGTTGAACGTGCCACACCCGAGCGTGATGAACCGCACGCTGCTGCGGAGCGCGGAGCAGTTGCGTAAAAGCTGGTACATTTTCTTTTTCCAACTGCCCTTGCTACCTGAGTGGCTGGTGCGGCGGCGCAACTGGGCATTTGGCCGGCAGGCGCTGGTGGGCACTAGTCGGCGGGGCACGTTCAGCACTGCCGATTTAGCCGAATACGTAACTGCCTGGCAGCAGCCCCGGGCCATGCGCAGCATGATCAACTGGTATAGGGCCGCCGTGCGTGCTCCGCGCCAACTGGCTACGGGGCGGGTTACGGTGCCGGTTCACATTATCTGGGGCGTGAAAGATGCTTTTTTGAAGCGGGAAATGGCTGAGAAAAGCCTGATGCTGTGCGAGCAGGCCCAGCTGACGTACCTGCCAGCCAGCCACTGGGTGCAGCACGAAGAGGCCGACGCTGTGAACGGGCTGCTGCTGCGGTTTTTTGAAGCCTAA
- a CDS encoding TIGR03915 family putative DNA repair protein: protein MSRSLTPLNRQQVPQTGTAGPRPTAPALTAPPLDYTYDGSFDGLMTVLFTIYDRKAPPNSIQPEGAVQGGLFTQPLLVETHEATAARVWDGLLRHMREEARTRLFHAFLSEQPDRELLIFRYADLAMRSAQDIAENYTDENVRRVAHLSQQMGREKHRMEAFVRFEKTSDELFHATIEPDFDVLPLIAPHFTKRYADQRWLIYDQRRHYGLYYDLHRTDIVQFESDTTTPRRSGVSATVLDEREPLFKVLWQTYFDHVNIPERKNMKLHRRHIPLRYWKYLSEKQPRETRFEPIRNKRPQP from the coding sequence ATGAGCCGTTCCCTCACGCCCCTGAATCGTCAGCAAGTGCCGCAAACCGGGACGGCAGGGCCGCGGCCAACGGCCCCGGCCCTCACAGCTCCACCGCTGGATTACACCTACGACGGCTCATTCGATGGGTTGATGACGGTGCTCTTCACGATTTATGACCGCAAAGCTCCACCCAACAGCATTCAGCCGGAAGGCGCAGTGCAGGGTGGGCTGTTTACTCAACCTTTGCTGGTGGAGACGCACGAGGCCACGGCAGCGCGGGTGTGGGACGGGCTGCTGCGCCACATGCGCGAGGAAGCCCGGACGCGGCTGTTTCACGCCTTTCTAAGTGAGCAGCCCGACCGAGAGTTGCTCATCTTCCGTTACGCTGATTTGGCCATGCGTTCCGCCCAGGACATTGCCGAAAACTACACCGACGAAAATGTGCGGCGCGTGGCCCATCTTTCCCAGCAGATGGGGCGGGAAAAGCACCGGATGGAGGCTTTCGTGCGCTTTGAAAAGACGTCCGACGAGCTGTTTCACGCTACCATCGAGCCCGATTTCGACGTACTGCCACTGATTGCGCCCCATTTCACCAAGCGCTACGCCGACCAGCGTTGGCTGATTTACGACCAGCGCCGCCACTACGGCCTCTACTACGACCTGCACCGCACCGACATTGTGCAGTTTGAGTCCGACACTACCACCCCGCGCCGCTCGGGCGTGTCGGCCACGGTGCTCGACGAGCGGGAGCCGCTATTCAAGGTGCTATGGCAAACGTATTTCGACCACGTCAACATTCCGGAGCGCAAGAATATGAAGCTGCACCGGCGGCACATTCCGCTGCGCTACTGGAAGTATCTGAGCGAAAAACAGCCGCGGGAAACCCGGTTTGAGCCGATTCGGAATAAGCGGCCCCAGCCTTAG